The Bombus affinis isolate iyBomAffi1 chromosome 17, iyBomAffi1.2, whole genome shotgun sequence genome includes a region encoding these proteins:
- the LOC126926388 gene encoding odorant receptor 85b-like, translated as MTFQTILHVGSQIDLLCCKLTEISHNCDKEKLQKHIIDDIVGKHQRIIQFSKNIEKIFTYISLCQFVSNMLVICFISFILVVSSHMDQATVIIMKCFPYYIAVNCEAFILCYTGEYLTSKSEDITKSVYNFLWYELKPQNARVILLMILRSQGKLTLTAGKFLCLSLEAFANVRHLSL; from the exons ATGACTTTCCAAACT ATATTACACGTTGGTAGTCAGATTGACTTACTTTGTTGCAAATTGACAGAAATTTCTCATAATTGTGATAAAGAAAAATTGCAGAAACATATAATAGATGACATCGTTGGAAAACATCAACGAATCATACAATTTTCAAAGAATATTGAGAAAATCTTCACTTACATATCGTTATGTCAATTTGTATCGAATATGTTAGTAATCTGTTTCATAAGTTTCATTTTGGTGGTC TCTTCACATATGGATCAAGCGACTGTGATAATAATGAAATGCTTTCCGTATTACATTGCTGTTAATTGTGAAGcatttatattatgttatactgGCGAATATCTTACTTCTAAG AGCGAAGATATTACTAAATCTGTATATAATTTTCTTTGGTACGAATTAAAACCTCAAAATGCTCGTGTTATATTATTAATGATATTGCGATCACAGGGAAAATTGACATTAACAGCGGGAAAGTTTCTTTGCCTTTCTCTCGAGGCTTTTGCGAATGTAAGACACTTGAGTTTATAA
- the LOC126926285 gene encoding odorant receptor 24a-like, which produces MLRQVTPEKVIHIVWLSAALSFCWPLPISSSRTRVLGFRILQISAIISACMLLLPMLYSIYLHPDDLVVVFKCMCMSTALCQLIVQTTMCWINQDSLQRTVREMMTYVKETQQYEKEIFYKYITRCDILCICTIVCMYATATGFSLGPAILPISFPADAEYPFRVNYTPMNIIIYAHQSILSYQCAAHSCVSIFGALLLWFTAARFECLAMELEKSTTINTLIVCIKKQLSLRRYAEEVLNNFRIMVLFSIIISTLVLTFGGIILIVNSPLLLKLQFVIVSLTVLTEVFMYAWPADHLREMSTNVPRSAYNLIWYKQTLEIQKNLLNVLVFQEPITLSVSCVLPELSLRYYCSYLSNAMSIFTALRAAIGDNST; this is translated from the exons ATGTTGAGACAAGTGACACCGGAGAAGGTTATCCACATTGTTTGGCTTAGTGCTGCTTTATCTTTCTGTTGGCCGCTTCCTATTAGTAGCAGCAGAACTCGAGTCCTTGGTTTCAGAATTCTACAAATAAGTGCAATTATTAGTGCTTGCATGTTACTTCTGCCTATGTTATATTCGATTTATTTGCACCCTGATGACCTGGTCGTTGTTTTCAAATGTATGTGCATGTCAACAGCTTTGTGTCAACTTATCGTTCAGACTACTATGTGTTGGATTAACCAAGACTCTCTACAA CGTACAGTTAGAGAAATGATGACTTATGTTAAAGAAACGCAACAGTATGAAAaggaaattttctataaatatatcaCGAGATGCGACATATTGTGCATATGTACCATAGTATGTATGTACGCGACTGCGACTGGTTTTTCGTTGGGACCTGCAATCTTGCCAATTTCTTTTCCAGCCGATGCGGAATATCCGTTTCGCGTTAATTACACGCCaatgaatattattatatatgcgcATCAATCTATTCTTAGCTACCAATGCGCTGCACATAGTTGCGTGAGTATATTTGGAGCGCTATTACTTTGGTTCACAGCCGCAAGATTCGAATGTTTGGCTATGGAATTAGAGAAAAGTACAACTATCAATACGCTAATTGTTTGCATTAAAAAGCAATTATCTTTAAGGAG ATACGCAGAGGAAGTGCTAAATAATTTTCGTATTATGGTACttttttcaataataataagCACACTTGTCTTGACTTTTGGTGGAATTATATTAATTGTG AATTCACCACTGCTTCTAAAACTGCAGTTCGTAATCGTATCTCTCACTGTACTTACGGAAGTTTTCATGTACGCATGGCCTGCTGACCACTTAAGAGAAATG AGCACAAATGTTCCACGAAGTGCATACAACTTGATATGGTATAAACAGACGTTAGAAATACAAAAGAATTTACTGAACGTATTAGTGTTTCAAGAACCAATAACTTTGTCCGTCAGTTGCGTGTTACCAGAGCTCTCTCTCCGTTATTATTGTTCG TATCTATCCAATGCCATGTCCATCTTCACCGCTTTGCGTGCCGCGATAGGAGATAATTCTACATAA